From a single Thermothielavioides terrestris NRRL 8126 chromosome 3, complete sequence genomic region:
- a CDS encoding glycoside hydrolase family 10 protein (CAZy_ID 269874), translated as MRSQAVWAAILAPATVSATLNDLAVRAGLKYFGTCLSESYINSDSQYAALINDKTEFGGLVPENGMKWDATEPSQGQFSFSQGDITANTAKKNGQVLRCHTLVWYSQLPGWVTSGSWTRSTLQSVMQTHITNVMGHYKGQCYAWDVVNEAIADDGTWRTSVFYNTFSTDYIPLAFNIAKTADPNAKLYYNDYNLEYNGAKTDTAVQLVQLVQSAGAPIDGVGFQGHLIVGSTPGRSSLATALKRFTALGLEVAYTELDIRHSSLPPSTSALATQGNDFANVVGSCLDVAGCIGVTVWGVTDKYSWIPQTFPGAGDALLYDDNYNKKPAWTSVSSVLAAKATSPPASSSTTLTTVITTAPTSTPTSTTAPTTTSSSNGAQQTHWGQCGGIGWTGATQCQSPYTCQKLNDWYYQCL; from the exons ATGCGCTCCCAGGCTGTGTGGGCCGCGATACTCGCGCCGGCCACCGTGTCGGCCACGCTCAACGACCTCGCCGTCCGGGCCGGGCTCAAGTACTTCGGCACCTGCCTCAGCGAGAGTTACATCAACAGCGATAGCCAGTATGCGGCCCTCATCAATGACAAGACCGAGTTCGGCGGGCTCGTGCCTGAGAACGGCATGAAGTGGGACGCCACCGAGCCCAGCCAGGGCCAGTTCAGCTTCAGCCAGGGCGACATCACGGCGAACACGGCCAAGAAGAACGGCCAGGTCCTGCGCTGCCACACCCTGGTCTGGTACAGCCAGCTTCCAGGATGG GTGACGTCGGGCTCCTGGACCAGGAGCACGCTGCAGTCGGTCATGCAGACGCACATCACGAACGTCATGGGCCACTACAAGGGCCAGTGCTATGCGTGGGACGTGGTGAACGAGGCcatcgccgacgacggcacgTGGCGCACCAGCGTGTTCTACAACACCTTCTCGACCGACTACATCCCGCTTGCCTTCAACATCGCCAAGACGGCCGACCCCAACGCCAAGCTGTACTACAACGACTACAACCTCGAGTACAACGGCGCCAAGACGGACACGGCCGTGCAGCTCGTGCAGCTCGTGCagtcggccggcgcgcccatcgacggcgtcggcttCCAGGGCCACCTGATCGTCGGCAGCACgcccggccgcagcagcctgGCGACCGCGCTCAAGCGCTTCAccgccctcggcctggaGGTGGCCTACACGGAGCTCGACATCCGGCACTCCAGCCTGCCGCCGTCCACCTCGGCGCTCGCGACGCAGGGCAACGACTTCGCCAACGTGGTCGGCTCGTGcctcgacgtcgccggcTGCATCGGCGTGACCGTCTGGGGCGTGACCGACAAGTACTCGTGGATCCCGCAGACCTTcccgggcgccggcgacgccctGCTCTACGACGACAACTACAACAAGAAGCCCGCCTGGACCTCGGTCTCGtccgtcctcgccgccaaggccaccagcccgcccgcctcgtcgtccacCACCCTCACCACCGTCATCACCACGGCCCCAACCTCCACCCCGACGAGCACCACCGCGCCCACCACCACGTCGTCCTCGAACGGCGCCCAGCAGACCCACTGGGGCCAGTGCGGTGGCATTG GCTGGACCGGCGCTACGCAGTGCCAGAGCCCGTACACCTGCCAGAAGCTGAACGACTGGTACTATCAGTGCCTGTAA